A single genomic interval of Rhododendron vialii isolate Sample 1 chromosome 3a, ASM3025357v1 harbors:
- the LOC131319125 gene encoding uncharacterized protein LOC131319125, which produces MLNSTIELITLAASNSLVVFCFCNLIIAVLLVGGSKPGSEFGDQDSCGIPTPTFNFRSRGDEVEGGLETTRSVPDKHNALSTGVSEACDHEKATVDEVKENVEDGDDDDELRRRVEEFIDKINKGWKAERLRTSLLV; this is translated from the coding sequence ATGTTGAATTCCACGATTGAGTTGATCACTCTAGCCGCTTCTAATTCTCTCGTAGTCTTCTGTTTCTGCAATTTGATCATAGCCGTTTTACTCGTCGGCGGGTCGAAACCCGGCTCGGAATTCGGTGATCAAGACTCGTGTGGAATTCCCACCCCAACATTTAATTTTAGAAGCAGAGGAGATGAAGTAGAAGGAGGACTAGAAACTACACGTTCAGTACCGGACAAACACAATGCATTGTCGACAGGCGTTAGCGAGGCTTGTGACCATGAGAAAGCTACGGTGGATGAAGTGAAAGAGAATGTTGAAGACGGAGACGACGACGATGAGCTGAGGAGAAGAGTTGAAGAGTTCATCGATAAGATCAATAAGGGTTGGAAGGCAGAGAGGTTGAGGACATCTCTGTTAGTCTAA
- the LOC131319120 gene encoding peptidyl-prolyl cis-trans isomerase FKBP53 isoform X2 — protein MAFWGVEVKPSKPYTHRFDDESGAKLHISQATLGTGSSTKKSILQCNVGDKKPVYLCSLLPEKFENCPLNLEFEEEDEVIFSVIGPHSIHLSGFFLAGTPDCCRDDDESDSYGEDIAGTESDESTDYDIEDEYDDDNNFIVEDLDMYPPSPVPNSGVVIEEILDDEKPADGNGIAKRGKKKAQFSTSYDNGDSERQLILKSDTGASILESEDEDGFPISSPQKNKADAGSIKGKAGQNKDTRTDDESKKGTKGDRACVEILKRKVDAILQVGEQKREANEQLGSSLASAEVVPEADKKKKKKKKKNEEKTGDAGSKSNIQTKAATTDMEQDQPVQKEHDEKDLDIDADSKAEEKKRKKKKSKKQSSNTDTDLSVPEKIVSTKEDIEKETGSKPFQVRTFPNGLVIEELAMGKPDGKKASPGKKVSVRYIGKLKKNGEIFDSNIGRAPFKFRLGVGEVIKGWDVGVNGMRVGDRRRLTIPPAMGYGAKGAGRAIPPNSWLVFDVELVEVR, from the exons ATGGCTTTCTGGG GAGTTGAGGTAAAACCAAGCAAACCGTACACTCATCGATTCGATGATGAGAGCGGAGCAAAGCTTCACATATCTCAG GCAACGTTGGGCACCGGTTCATCCACAAAGAAGAGCATACTTCAGTGTAACGTGGGAGATAAAAAACCAGTTTACTTGTGCTCTTTGTTACCAGAGAAATTTGAGAACTGCCCGCTGAATCTTGAAtttgaagaggaagatgaagtaATCTTCTCAGTTATCGGCCCTCATAGTATTCATCTTTCTGGTTTCTTTCTAGCTGGCACCCCAGATTGTTGCAGAGATGACGATGAGTC TGATTCTTATGGGGAAGATATTGCCGGGACTGAATCGGATGAGTCTACTGATTATGACATTGAAGATGAATATGATGACGACAACAACTTTATTGTTGAGGATTTGGATATGTACCCGCCCTCACCCGTCCCGAACAGTGGGG tGGTGATTGAGGAGATTTTGGATGATGAAAAACCTGCTGATGGGAATGGCATTGCTAAACGAGGAAAGAAGAAGGCCCAGTTTAGCACTTCTTATGACAATGGCGACTCTGAGAGACAACTTATTCTCAAGAGTGATACTGGTGCCTCAATCTTGGAAAGTGAAGACGAAGATGGCTTTCCAATTTCTTCGCCTCAAAAGAACAAAGCTGATGCTGGGAGTATTAAAGGGAAAGCAGGACAAAACAAAGATACAAGAACAGATGATGAATCCAAGAAGGGGACAAAAGGTGACCGTGCCTGTGTTGAAATCTTAAAAAGAAAGGTTGATGCTATTCTTCAAGTTGGTGAACAAAAAAG GGAAGCCAATGAGCAGTTGGGTTCTTCACTAGCAAGTGCTGAAGTAGTTCCTGAAGctgacaagaagaagaaaaagaagaagaaaaagaatgaggAAAAGACTGGTGACGCTGGCAGCAAGAGTAATATACAGACTAAGGCTGCTACCACGGACATGGAGCAGGATCAACCAGTTCAGAAGGAACATGATGAGAA GGACCTTGACATTGATGCTGACTCTAAGGctgaggaaaagaaaaggaagaagaaaaagagcaaGAAGCAGAGTAGCAATACAGATACCGACCTTAGCGTTCCAGAGAAGATTGTATCTACTAAAGAGGACATAGAGAAGGAAACTGGATCCAAGCCATTTCAAGTAAGGACCTTCCCCAACGGATTGGTCATTGAAGAGTTGGCAATGGGTAAGCCGGATGGGAAGAAAGCTTCTCCTGGGAAAAAG GTGAGCGTCCGTTATATTGGCAAGTTGAAAAAGAATGGTGAAATATTTGACTCTAATATTGGCAGAGCACCTTTTAAGTTCCGCCTAG GAGTAGGAGAAGTAATTAAGGGCTGGGATGTTGGGGTCAATG GCATGCGTGTTGGGGACAGAAGAAGACTCACAATTCCACCAGCCATGGG TTATGGGGCTAAAGGTGCTGGTCGAGCAATTCCACCCAATTCGTGGTTGGTTTTTGATGTTGAGTTGGTAGAAGTCCGTTGA
- the LOC131319121 gene encoding enolase, with protein MYWYHSQASTNFLPHFLRKLLKFQKNDRKSFAIDLTMVTIKAVKARQIFDSRGNPTVEVDVTLDDGTVARAAVPSGASTGIYEALELRDGGSDYLGKGVLKAVDNVNSIIGPALIGKDPTEQTQIDNFMVQQLDGTVNEWGWCKQKLGANAILAVSLAVCKAGAMVKKIPLYKHIANLAGNKNLVLPVPAFNVINGGSHAGNKLAMQEFMILPVGASCFKEAMKMGVEVYHHLKAVIKKKYGQDATNVGDEGGFAPNIQENKEGLELLKTAIAKAGYTGKVVIGMDVAASEFYDLKDKTYDLNFKEENNDGSQKISGDSLKNVYKSFVADYPIVSIEDPFDQDDWEHYAKMTNEVGEQVQIVGDDLLVTNPKRVGKAIKEKSCNALLLKVNQIGSVTESIEAVKMAKHAGWGVMASHRSGETEDTFIADLSVGLATGQIKTGAPCRSERLAKYNQLLRIEEELGSAAIYAGAKYRVPVEPY; from the exons ATGTACTGGTACCACTCTCAAGCCTCAACCAACTTTCTCCCTCATTTTCTCAGAAAACTCTTAAAGTTTCAGAAAAACGATCGAAAGAGTTTTGCGATTGACCTAACAATGGTGACGATCAAAGCCGTCAAAGCCCGCCAGATCTTCGACAGCCGTGGGAATCCGACTGTGGAA GTTGACGTTACCCTCGATGATGGCACTGTCGCTAGGGCAGCAGTTCCCAGTGGTGCTTCAACAG GTATATACGAAGCTTTGGAATTGAGAGATGGGGGGTCCGATTACCTCGGAAAAGGTGTTCTGAAG GCTGTGGATAATGTCAACTCAATCATCGGACCTGCATTGATTGGCAAG GACCCAACAGAACAGACCCAAATTGACAACTTCATGGTACAACAACTTGACGGAACAGTTAACGAATGGGGATGGTGCAAACAAAAG CTTGGTGCAAATGCTATATTGGCTGTTTCGCTTGCTGTATGTAAAGCTGGGGCTATGGTGAAAAAGATTCCTCTTTACAAG CACATCGCCAATCTTGCTGGGAACAAAAACTTGGTGCTGCCTGTTCCTGCATTCAATGTCATCAATGGGGGTTCACATGCTGGCAACAAATTGGCAATGCAGGAATTTATGATTCTTCCCGTTGGGGCGTCTTGTTTCAAAGAAGCCATGAAGATGGGTGTAGAAGTATATCACCACTTGAAG gctgtaattaagaaaaaatacgGTCAAGATGCCACTAATGTTGGTGATGAAGGTGGCTTTGCTCCCAATATTCAG GAAAACAAAGAGGGGCTTGAACTGCTGAAGACGGCTATAGCAAAAGCTGGATATACTGGCAAA GTTGTAATTGGAATGGATGTTGCTGCCTCAGAGTTCTATGATCTCAAGGATAAGACATATGATTTGAACTTCAAGGAAGAG AACAATGATGGATCACAAAAGATATCGGGAGACAGTTTGAAGAATGTATACAAGTCATTTGTGGCTGACTACCCAATTGTATCGATTGAGGACCCATTTGATCAGGATGACTGGGAACACTATGCCAAGATGACCAATGAAGTTGGTGAGCAAGTGCAAATTGTTGGTGACGATCTACTTGTCACAAACCCCAAG CGTGTAGGCAAAGCAATCAAGGAGAAGAGCTGCAATGCCCTCCTTTTGAAG GTTAATCAAATTGGTTCTGTTACTGAAAGCATTGAAGCTGTAAAAATGGCAAAACATGCTGGTTGGGGTGTTATGGCAAGCCACCGAAG TGGTGAGACCGAGGATACTTTTATTGCAGACCTGTCAGTTGGTTTGGCTACg GGTCAGATCAAGACTGGAGCTCCTTGCAGATCAGAACGACTTGCTAAATACAATCAG CTTCTTAGGATCGAAGAAGAATTGGGATCTGCAGCAATCTATGCAGGAGCAAAATACCGCGTGCCTGTGGAGCCATACTAA
- the LOC131319120 gene encoding peptidyl-prolyl cis-trans isomerase FKBP53 isoform X1 — translation MAFWGVEVKPSKPYTHRFDDESGAKLHISQATLGTGSSTKKSILQCNVGDKKPVYLCSLLPEKFENCPLNLEFEEEDEVIFSVIGPHSIHLSGFFLAGTPDCCRDDDESDSYGEDIAGTESDESTDYDIEDEYDDDNNFIVEDLDMYPPSPVPNSGVVIEEILDDEKPADGNGIAKRGKKKAQFSTSYDNGDSERQLILKSDTGASILESEDEDGFPISSPQKNKADAGSIKGKAGQNKDTRTDDESKKGTKGDRACVEILKRKVDAILQVGEQKSREANEQLGSSLASAEVVPEADKKKKKKKKKNEEKTGDAGSKSNIQTKAATTDMEQDQPVQKEHDEKDLDIDADSKAEEKKRKKKKSKKQSSNTDTDLSVPEKIVSTKEDIEKETGSKPFQVRTFPNGLVIEELAMGKPDGKKASPGKKVSVRYIGKLKKNGEIFDSNIGRAPFKFRLGVGEVIKGWDVGVNGMRVGDRRRLTIPPAMGYGAKGAGRAIPPNSWLVFDVELVEVR, via the exons ATGGCTTTCTGGG GAGTTGAGGTAAAACCAAGCAAACCGTACACTCATCGATTCGATGATGAGAGCGGAGCAAAGCTTCACATATCTCAG GCAACGTTGGGCACCGGTTCATCCACAAAGAAGAGCATACTTCAGTGTAACGTGGGAGATAAAAAACCAGTTTACTTGTGCTCTTTGTTACCAGAGAAATTTGAGAACTGCCCGCTGAATCTTGAAtttgaagaggaagatgaagtaATCTTCTCAGTTATCGGCCCTCATAGTATTCATCTTTCTGGTTTCTTTCTAGCTGGCACCCCAGATTGTTGCAGAGATGACGATGAGTC TGATTCTTATGGGGAAGATATTGCCGGGACTGAATCGGATGAGTCTACTGATTATGACATTGAAGATGAATATGATGACGACAACAACTTTATTGTTGAGGATTTGGATATGTACCCGCCCTCACCCGTCCCGAACAGTGGGG tGGTGATTGAGGAGATTTTGGATGATGAAAAACCTGCTGATGGGAATGGCATTGCTAAACGAGGAAAGAAGAAGGCCCAGTTTAGCACTTCTTATGACAATGGCGACTCTGAGAGACAACTTATTCTCAAGAGTGATACTGGTGCCTCAATCTTGGAAAGTGAAGACGAAGATGGCTTTCCAATTTCTTCGCCTCAAAAGAACAAAGCTGATGCTGGGAGTATTAAAGGGAAAGCAGGACAAAACAAAGATACAAGAACAGATGATGAATCCAAGAAGGGGACAAAAGGTGACCGTGCCTGTGTTGAAATCTTAAAAAGAAAGGTTGATGCTATTCTTCAAGTTGGTGAACAAAAAAG CAGGGAAGCCAATGAGCAGTTGGGTTCTTCACTAGCAAGTGCTGAAGTAGTTCCTGAAGctgacaagaagaagaaaaagaagaagaaaaagaatgaggAAAAGACTGGTGACGCTGGCAGCAAGAGTAATATACAGACTAAGGCTGCTACCACGGACATGGAGCAGGATCAACCAGTTCAGAAGGAACATGATGAGAA GGACCTTGACATTGATGCTGACTCTAAGGctgaggaaaagaaaaggaagaagaaaaagagcaaGAAGCAGAGTAGCAATACAGATACCGACCTTAGCGTTCCAGAGAAGATTGTATCTACTAAAGAGGACATAGAGAAGGAAACTGGATCCAAGCCATTTCAAGTAAGGACCTTCCCCAACGGATTGGTCATTGAAGAGTTGGCAATGGGTAAGCCGGATGGGAAGAAAGCTTCTCCTGGGAAAAAG GTGAGCGTCCGTTATATTGGCAAGTTGAAAAAGAATGGTGAAATATTTGACTCTAATATTGGCAGAGCACCTTTTAAGTTCCGCCTAG GAGTAGGAGAAGTAATTAAGGGCTGGGATGTTGGGGTCAATG GCATGCGTGTTGGGGACAGAAGAAGACTCACAATTCCACCAGCCATGGG TTATGGGGCTAAAGGTGCTGGTCGAGCAATTCCACCCAATTCGTGGTTGGTTTTTGATGTTGAGTTGGTAGAAGTCCGTTGA
- the LOC131319120 gene encoding peptidyl-prolyl cis-trans isomerase FKBP53 isoform X3 — MAFWGVEVKPSKPYTHRFDDESGAKLHISQATLGTGSSTKKSILQCNVGDKKPVYLCSLLPEKFENCPLNLEFEEEDEVIFSVIGPHSIHLSGFFLAGTPDCCRDDDESDSYGEDIAGTESDESTDYDIEDEYDDDNNFIVEDLDMYPPSPVPNSGVVIEEILDDEKPADGNGIAKRGKKKAQFSTSYDNGDSERQLILKSDTGASILESEDEDGFPISSPQKNKADAGSIKGKAGQNKDTRTDDESKKGTKGDRACVEILKRKVDAILQVGEQKSREANEQLGSSLASAEVVPEADKKKKKKKKKNEEKTGDAGSKSNIQTKAATTDMEQDQPVQKEHDEKDLDIDADSKAEEKKRKKKKSKKQSSNTDTDLSVPEKIVSTKEDIEKETGSKPFQVRTFPNGLVIEELAMGKPDGKKASPGKKE; from the exons ATGGCTTTCTGGG GAGTTGAGGTAAAACCAAGCAAACCGTACACTCATCGATTCGATGATGAGAGCGGAGCAAAGCTTCACATATCTCAG GCAACGTTGGGCACCGGTTCATCCACAAAGAAGAGCATACTTCAGTGTAACGTGGGAGATAAAAAACCAGTTTACTTGTGCTCTTTGTTACCAGAGAAATTTGAGAACTGCCCGCTGAATCTTGAAtttgaagaggaagatgaagtaATCTTCTCAGTTATCGGCCCTCATAGTATTCATCTTTCTGGTTTCTTTCTAGCTGGCACCCCAGATTGTTGCAGAGATGACGATGAGTC TGATTCTTATGGGGAAGATATTGCCGGGACTGAATCGGATGAGTCTACTGATTATGACATTGAAGATGAATATGATGACGACAACAACTTTATTGTTGAGGATTTGGATATGTACCCGCCCTCACCCGTCCCGAACAGTGGGG tGGTGATTGAGGAGATTTTGGATGATGAAAAACCTGCTGATGGGAATGGCATTGCTAAACGAGGAAAGAAGAAGGCCCAGTTTAGCACTTCTTATGACAATGGCGACTCTGAGAGACAACTTATTCTCAAGAGTGATACTGGTGCCTCAATCTTGGAAAGTGAAGACGAAGATGGCTTTCCAATTTCTTCGCCTCAAAAGAACAAAGCTGATGCTGGGAGTATTAAAGGGAAAGCAGGACAAAACAAAGATACAAGAACAGATGATGAATCCAAGAAGGGGACAAAAGGTGACCGTGCCTGTGTTGAAATCTTAAAAAGAAAGGTTGATGCTATTCTTCAAGTTGGTGAACAAAAAAG CAGGGAAGCCAATGAGCAGTTGGGTTCTTCACTAGCAAGTGCTGAAGTAGTTCCTGAAGctgacaagaagaagaaaaagaagaagaaaaagaatgaggAAAAGACTGGTGACGCTGGCAGCAAGAGTAATATACAGACTAAGGCTGCTACCACGGACATGGAGCAGGATCAACCAGTTCAGAAGGAACATGATGAGAA GGACCTTGACATTGATGCTGACTCTAAGGctgaggaaaagaaaaggaagaagaaaaagagcaaGAAGCAGAGTAGCAATACAGATACCGACCTTAGCGTTCCAGAGAAGATTGTATCTACTAAAGAGGACATAGAGAAGGAAACTGGATCCAAGCCATTTCAAGTAAGGACCTTCCCCAACGGATTGGTCATTGAAGAGTTGGCAATGGGTAAGCCGGATGGGAAGAAAGCTTCTCCTGGGAAAAAG GAGTAG